Proteins co-encoded in one Grus americana isolate bGruAme1 chromosome 12, bGruAme1.mat, whole genome shotgun sequence genomic window:
- the GLA gene encoding alpha-galactosidase A isoform X1, protein MAAVGRALPWALAAAAAVAVVLALDNGLARTPPMGWLHWERFLCATDCATDPHRCVRYRRRAVVPRDERLFVEMADVMAAEGWRDAGYEFVCIDDCWMAPTRDECGRLQADPKRFPSGIRKLADYVHSKGLKLGIYSDVGNKTCAGFPGSYNHYDLDAQTFASWGVDLLKFDGCNSGTLELLAEGYRRMSLALNKTGRSIVYSCEWPFYLRPVQQPNYTEIKQYCNHWRNFFDVYDSWSSIKSILDWTALHQDSIVKIAGPGGWNDPDMLVIGNFGLSWDQAVTQMAMWAIMAAPLFMSNDLRHISPEAKWLLQNKEVIAINQDPLGKQGYQITKDKNFELWERPLSGQAYAVAVLNQQEIGGPQNFTFSLTFLGNGLACNPACSIQQVLPASRDWGVYSWVSSLSLEVNPTGTVLLKVVAL, encoded by the exons ATGGCGGCGGTGGGACGGGCGCTGCCTTGGGCCctggcagcagcggcagcggtGGCGGTGGTGTTGGCATTGGACAACGGGCTGGCGCGGACGCCACCGATGGGCTGGCTGCACTGGGAGCGTTTCCTCTGCGCCACCGACTGCGCTACTGACCCGCACCGCTGCGTCAGGTACCGGCGGCGGGCGGTGGTGCCCCGGGA CGAACGGCTTTTCGTGGAGATGGCCGACGTGATGGCTGCCGAGGGATGGAGGGACGCGGGCTACGAGTTTGTCTGCATTGATGACTGCTGGATGGCCCCGACGCGGGATGAATGTGGCAGGCTCCAGGCTGACCCAAAACGGTTCCCCAGTGGGATCCGCAAGCTGGCTGACTAC GTCCACTCCAAGGGACTGAAGCTGGGAATCTACAGTGATGTCGGAAACAAGACATGTGCTGGCTTCCCTGGCAGTTACAACCACTACGACCTGGATGCTCAAACGTTTGCCTCCTGGGGCGTGGACCTGCTGAAGTTTGATGGCTGCAACTCTGGCACCTtggagctgctggcagaag GTTACAGGCGCATGTCTCTGGCCCTGAACAAGACTGGAAGGAGCATTGTGTACTCCTGTGAGTGGCCTTTCTACTTGAGGCCCGTGCAGCAG CCCAATTACACAGAGATCAAACAGTACTGCAATCACTGGAGGAACTTTTTTGATGTCTATGATTCCTGGAGCAGCATCAAGAGTATTTTGGACTGGACAGCACTTCACCAGGACAGCATTGTGAAGATAGCTGGGCCAGGGGGCTGGAATGATCCTGACATG CTGGTGATTGGAAACTTTGGGCTGAGCTGGGACCAGGCGGTGACTCAGATGGCAATGTGGGCTATTATGGCAGCTCCCCTCTTCATGTCCAACGATCTGCGGCACATTAGTCCTGAAGCTAAGTGGCTGCTCCAGAACAAAGAGGTGATAGCCATCAACCAGGATCCGCTGGGCAAGCAGGGATACCAGATCACCAAG GACAAGAACTTTGAGCTGTGGGAGCGGCCCCTGTCTGGCCAAGCCTACGCCGTGGCAGTGCTGAACCAGCAGGAGATTGGGGGACCCCAGAACTTCACCTTCTCCCTCACCTTCCTTGGCAATGGGCTAGCCTGCAACCCAGCATGCTCCATCCAGCAGGTCCTTCCAGCCAGCAGGGACTGGGGGGTTTACAGCTGGGTCTCCTCCCTGAGCTTGGAGGTGAACCCAACAGGCACTGTGCTGCTGAAAGTAGTGGCACTATAG
- the RPL36A gene encoding 60S ribosomal protein L36a gives MVNVPKTRRTYCKKCGKHQPHKVTQYKKGKDSLYAQGKRRYDRKQSGYGGQTKPIFRKKAKTTKKIVLRLECVEPNCRSKRMLAIKRCKHFELGGDKKRKGQVIQF, from the exons ATG GTGAACGTCCCGAAAACCCGCCGGACCTACTGCAAGAAGTGCGGCAAGCACCAGCCGCACAAAGTCACCCAGTACAAGAAGGGGAAGGACTCCCTCTACGCCCAGG GAAAAAGACGCTACGATAGGAAGCAAAGTGGCTATGGGGGCCAGACAAAACCTATCTTCCGTAAGAAG gctaAGACCACAAAGAAGATTGTGCTGAGGCTGGAGTGTGTGGAGCCCAACTGCAGGTCCAAGAGGATGCTGGCGATTAAGCGGTGCAAGCACTTTGAACTGGGAGGAGACAAGAAGAGAAAG GGCCAGGTGATCCAGTTTTAA
- the LOC129211967 gene encoding glycine receptor subunit alpha-4-like isoform X2: MGALRAGALAFLILLLLGCLLPRRGPLRLVSGREEIKAASRSSSQPMSPSDFLDKLMGRTSGYDARIRPNFKGPPVNVTCNIFINSFGSVTETTMDYRVNVFLRQQWNDPRLAYHEYPDDSLDLDPSMLDSIWKPDLFFANEKGANFHEVTTDNKLLRIFKNGNVLYSIRLTLILSCPMDLKNFPMDIQTCTMQLESFGYTMNDLIFEWLEEQEAVQVAEGLTLPQFILRDEKDLGYCTKYYNTGKFTCIEVKFHLERQMGYYLIQMYIPSLLIVILSWVSFWINMDAAPARVGLGITTVLTMTTQSAGSRASLPKVSYVKAIDIWMAVCLLFVFAALLEYAAVNFVSRQHKEFMRLHRRQRRQRMEEELARENRFYLQGYGLGHCLQSKDGAGEGPSIYSSPPASMLLREGESLHRRYTDHAKRIDTISRAVFPFTFLVFNIFYWVIYKVLRSEDIHSVP; the protein is encoded by the exons ATGGGCGCGCTCCGGGCCGGCGCCCTCgccttcctcatcctcctcctcctcggctgCCTCTTGCCCCGGCGCGGCCCGCTCAG GCTGGTCTCAGGGCGGGAGGAGATTAAAGCTGCTTCCCGAAGCTCGTCCCAGCCCATGTCACCCTCTGATTTCCTGGACAAGCTTATGGGACGAACATCAGGGTATGACGCCCGGATTCGACCCAACTTCAAAG GTCCGCCCGTCAATGTGACATGCAACATCTTCATCAATAGCTTCGGCTCTGTCACCGAGACCACCATG GACTACCGGGTGAATGTCTTCCTGCGTCAGCAGTGGAACGACCCCCGCCTGGCTTACCACGAGTACCCTGACGACTCCCTTGACCTTGACCCCTCCATGCTCGACTCCATCTGGAAGCCAGACTTGTTCTTTGCCAACGAGAAAGGGGCCAATTTCCATGAGGTCACGACTGACAACAAGCTGCTGCGCATCTTCAAGAATGGCAATGTGCTCTACAGCATTAG gcTAACACTGATCCTGTCCTGCCCCATGGACCTCAAGAACTTCCCCATGGACATCCAAACGTGCACCATGCAGCTGGAGAGCT TTGGCTACACTATGAACGACCTCATCTTTGAGTGGTTGGAGGAGCAAGAGGCCGTGCAGGTGGCAGAGGGCTTGACACTCCCACAGTTCATCCTCAGGGATGAGAAGGACCTGGGCTATTGCACCAAGTACTACAACACAG GCAAGTTCACCTGCATTGAGGTGAAGTTCCACCTGGAGAGGCAGATGGGTTACTACCTGATCCAGATGTACATCCCCAGCCTGCTCATCGTCATCCTCTCCTGGGTCTCCTTCTGGATCAACATGGACGCGGCACCAGCCCGGGTGGGCTTGGGCATCACCACCGTGCTCACCATGACCACCCAGAGCGCCGGCTcccgtgcctccctgcccaAG GTCTCCTACGTGAAGGCCATCGACATCTGGATGGCCGTGTGCCTGCTCTTTGTCTTTGCCGCCTTGTTGGAGTATGCAGCCGTGAACTTCGTCTCCCGTCAGCACAAGGAGTTCATGCGCCTGCACCGGCGCCAGCGGCGGCAGAGGATG GAGGAAGAGCTTGCCCGTGAGAACCGCTTCTACTTGCAAGGCTATGGGCTGGGCCACTGCCTGCAGTCaaaggatggggctggggagggcccCAGCATCTACAGCTCCCCCCCAGCCAGCATGCTGCTGCGGGAAGGGGAGAGCCTCCACAGGCGCTACACAGACCACGCCAAGCGCATCGACACCATCTCCCGAGCAGTCTTCCCTTTCACCTTCCTGGTCTTCAATATCTTCTACTGGGTAATCTACAAAGTGCTGCGCTCGGAGGACATCCACTCGGTGCCCTGA
- the LOC129211967 gene encoding glycine receptor subunit alpha-4-like isoform X1, whose amino-acid sequence MRSGTGRGAAAATAAAAAARRERGRRRRRSGHARAPGAAGLRAAAGWARSGPAPSPSSSSSSSAASCPGAARSGWSQGGRRLKLLPEARPSPCHPLISWTSLWDEHQGMTPGFDPTSKDYRVNVFLRQQWNDPRLAYHEYPDDSLDLDPSMLDSIWKPDLFFANEKGANFHEVTTDNKLLRIFKNGNVLYSIRLTLILSCPMDLKNFPMDIQTCTMQLESFGYTMNDLIFEWLEEQEAVQVAEGLTLPQFILRDEKDLGYCTKYYNTGKFTCIEVKFHLERQMGYYLIQMYIPSLLIVILSWVSFWINMDAAPARVGLGITTVLTMTTQSAGSRASLPKVSYVKAIDIWMAVCLLFVFAALLEYAAVNFVSRQHKEFMRLHRRQRRQRMEEELARENRFYLQGYGLGHCLQSKDGAGEGPSIYSSPPASMLLREGESLHRRYTDHAKRIDTISRAVFPFTFLVFNIFYWVIYKVLRSEDIHSVP is encoded by the exons ATGAGGAGCGGGACCgggaggggggcggcggcagcgaCAGCGGCAGCGGCCGCGgcgcggcgggagcgggggcgccgccgccgccggtcGGGTCATGCCCGTgcgcccggggcggcggggctgcgggctgcGGCGGGATGGGCGCGCTCCGGGCCGGCGCCCTCgccttcctcatcctcctcctcctcggctgCCTCTTGCCCCGGCGCGGCCCGCTCAG GCTGGTCTCAGGGCGGGAGGAGATTAAAGCTGCTTCCCGAAGCTCGTCCCAGCCCATGTCACCCTCTGATTTCCTGGACAAGCTTATGGGACGAACATCAGGGTATGACGCCCGGATTCGACCCAACTTCAAAG GACTACCGGGTGAATGTCTTCCTGCGTCAGCAGTGGAACGACCCCCGCCTGGCTTACCACGAGTACCCTGACGACTCCCTTGACCTTGACCCCTCCATGCTCGACTCCATCTGGAAGCCAGACTTGTTCTTTGCCAACGAGAAAGGGGCCAATTTCCATGAGGTCACGACTGACAACAAGCTGCTGCGCATCTTCAAGAATGGCAATGTGCTCTACAGCATTAG gcTAACACTGATCCTGTCCTGCCCCATGGACCTCAAGAACTTCCCCATGGACATCCAAACGTGCACCATGCAGCTGGAGAGCT TTGGCTACACTATGAACGACCTCATCTTTGAGTGGTTGGAGGAGCAAGAGGCCGTGCAGGTGGCAGAGGGCTTGACACTCCCACAGTTCATCCTCAGGGATGAGAAGGACCTGGGCTATTGCACCAAGTACTACAACACAG GCAAGTTCACCTGCATTGAGGTGAAGTTCCACCTGGAGAGGCAGATGGGTTACTACCTGATCCAGATGTACATCCCCAGCCTGCTCATCGTCATCCTCTCCTGGGTCTCCTTCTGGATCAACATGGACGCGGCACCAGCCCGGGTGGGCTTGGGCATCACCACCGTGCTCACCATGACCACCCAGAGCGCCGGCTcccgtgcctccctgcccaAG GTCTCCTACGTGAAGGCCATCGACATCTGGATGGCCGTGTGCCTGCTCTTTGTCTTTGCCGCCTTGTTGGAGTATGCAGCCGTGAACTTCGTCTCCCGTCAGCACAAGGAGTTCATGCGCCTGCACCGGCGCCAGCGGCGGCAGAGGATG GAGGAAGAGCTTGCCCGTGAGAACCGCTTCTACTTGCAAGGCTATGGGCTGGGCCACTGCCTGCAGTCaaaggatggggctggggagggcccCAGCATCTACAGCTCCCCCCCAGCCAGCATGCTGCTGCGGGAAGGGGAGAGCCTCCACAGGCGCTACACAGACCACGCCAAGCGCATCGACACCATCTCCCGAGCAGTCTTCCCTTTCACCTTCCTGGTCTTCAATATCTTCTACTGGGTAATCTACAAAGTGCTGCGCTCGGAGGACATCCACTCGGTGCCCTGA
- the LOC129211967 gene encoding glycine receptor subunit alpha-4-like isoform X3: protein MRSGTGRGAAAATAAAAAARRERGRRRRRSGHARAPGAAGLRAAAGWARSGPAPSPSSSSSSSAASCPGAARSGWSQGGRRLKLLPEARPSPCHPLISWTSLWDEHQGMTPGFDPTSKDYRVNVFLRQQWNDPRLAYHEYPDDSLDLDPSMLDSIWKPDLFFANEKGANFHEVTTDNKLLRIFKNGNVLYSIRLTLILSCPMDLKNFPMDIQTCTMQLESCKFTCIEVKFHLERQMGYYLIQMYIPSLLIVILSWVSFWINMDAAPARVGLGITTVLTMTTQSAGSRASLPKVSYVKAIDIWMAVCLLFVFAALLEYAAVNFVSRQHKEFMRLHRRQRRQRMEEELARENRFYLQGYGLGHCLQSKDGAGEGPSIYSSPPASMLLREGESLHRRYTDHAKRIDTISRAVFPFTFLVFNIFYWVIYKVLRSEDIHSVP, encoded by the exons ATGAGGAGCGGGACCgggaggggggcggcggcagcgaCAGCGGCAGCGGCCGCGgcgcggcgggagcgggggcgccgccgccgccggtcGGGTCATGCCCGTgcgcccggggcggcggggctgcgggctgcGGCGGGATGGGCGCGCTCCGGGCCGGCGCCCTCgccttcctcatcctcctcctcctcggctgCCTCTTGCCCCGGCGCGGCCCGCTCAG GCTGGTCTCAGGGCGGGAGGAGATTAAAGCTGCTTCCCGAAGCTCGTCCCAGCCCATGTCACCCTCTGATTTCCTGGACAAGCTTATGGGACGAACATCAGGGTATGACGCCCGGATTCGACCCAACTTCAAAG GACTACCGGGTGAATGTCTTCCTGCGTCAGCAGTGGAACGACCCCCGCCTGGCTTACCACGAGTACCCTGACGACTCCCTTGACCTTGACCCCTCCATGCTCGACTCCATCTGGAAGCCAGACTTGTTCTTTGCCAACGAGAAAGGGGCCAATTTCCATGAGGTCACGACTGACAACAAGCTGCTGCGCATCTTCAAGAATGGCAATGTGCTCTACAGCATTAG gcTAACACTGATCCTGTCCTGCCCCATGGACCTCAAGAACTTCCCCATGGACATCCAAACGTGCACCATGCAGCTGGAGAGCT GCAAGTTCACCTGCATTGAGGTGAAGTTCCACCTGGAGAGGCAGATGGGTTACTACCTGATCCAGATGTACATCCCCAGCCTGCTCATCGTCATCCTCTCCTGGGTCTCCTTCTGGATCAACATGGACGCGGCACCAGCCCGGGTGGGCTTGGGCATCACCACCGTGCTCACCATGACCACCCAGAGCGCCGGCTcccgtgcctccctgcccaAG GTCTCCTACGTGAAGGCCATCGACATCTGGATGGCCGTGTGCCTGCTCTTTGTCTTTGCCGCCTTGTTGGAGTATGCAGCCGTGAACTTCGTCTCCCGTCAGCACAAGGAGTTCATGCGCCTGCACCGGCGCCAGCGGCGGCAGAGGATG GAGGAAGAGCTTGCCCGTGAGAACCGCTTCTACTTGCAAGGCTATGGGCTGGGCCACTGCCTGCAGTCaaaggatggggctggggagggcccCAGCATCTACAGCTCCCCCCCAGCCAGCATGCTGCTGCGGGAAGGGGAGAGCCTCCACAGGCGCTACACAGACCACGCCAAGCGCATCGACACCATCTCCCGAGCAGTCTTCCCTTTCACCTTCCTGGTCTTCAATATCTTCTACTGGGTAATCTACAAAGTGCTGCGCTCGGAGGACATCCACTCGGTGCCCTGA
- the GLA gene encoding alpha-galactosidase A isoform X2, translating to MAAVGRALPWALAAAAAVAVVLALDNGLARTPPMGWLHWERFLCATDCATDPHRCVSERLFVEMADVMAAEGWRDAGYEFVCIDDCWMAPTRDECGRLQADPKRFPSGIRKLADYVHSKGLKLGIYSDVGNKTCAGFPGSYNHYDLDAQTFASWGVDLLKFDGCNSGTLELLAEGYRRMSLALNKTGRSIVYSCEWPFYLRPVQQPNYTEIKQYCNHWRNFFDVYDSWSSIKSILDWTALHQDSIVKIAGPGGWNDPDMLVIGNFGLSWDQAVTQMAMWAIMAAPLFMSNDLRHISPEAKWLLQNKEVIAINQDPLGKQGYQITKDKNFELWERPLSGQAYAVAVLNQQEIGGPQNFTFSLTFLGNGLACNPACSIQQVLPASRDWGVYSWVSSLSLEVNPTGTVLLKVVAL from the exons ATGGCGGCGGTGGGACGGGCGCTGCCTTGGGCCctggcagcagcggcagcggtGGCGGTGGTGTTGGCATTGGACAACGGGCTGGCGCGGACGCCACCGATGGGCTGGCTGCACTGGGAGCGTTTCCTCTGCGCCACCGACTGCGCTACTGACCCGCACCGCTGCGTCAG CGAACGGCTTTTCGTGGAGATGGCCGACGTGATGGCTGCCGAGGGATGGAGGGACGCGGGCTACGAGTTTGTCTGCATTGATGACTGCTGGATGGCCCCGACGCGGGATGAATGTGGCAGGCTCCAGGCTGACCCAAAACGGTTCCCCAGTGGGATCCGCAAGCTGGCTGACTAC GTCCACTCCAAGGGACTGAAGCTGGGAATCTACAGTGATGTCGGAAACAAGACATGTGCTGGCTTCCCTGGCAGTTACAACCACTACGACCTGGATGCTCAAACGTTTGCCTCCTGGGGCGTGGACCTGCTGAAGTTTGATGGCTGCAACTCTGGCACCTtggagctgctggcagaag GTTACAGGCGCATGTCTCTGGCCCTGAACAAGACTGGAAGGAGCATTGTGTACTCCTGTGAGTGGCCTTTCTACTTGAGGCCCGTGCAGCAG CCCAATTACACAGAGATCAAACAGTACTGCAATCACTGGAGGAACTTTTTTGATGTCTATGATTCCTGGAGCAGCATCAAGAGTATTTTGGACTGGACAGCACTTCACCAGGACAGCATTGTGAAGATAGCTGGGCCAGGGGGCTGGAATGATCCTGACATG CTGGTGATTGGAAACTTTGGGCTGAGCTGGGACCAGGCGGTGACTCAGATGGCAATGTGGGCTATTATGGCAGCTCCCCTCTTCATGTCCAACGATCTGCGGCACATTAGTCCTGAAGCTAAGTGGCTGCTCCAGAACAAAGAGGTGATAGCCATCAACCAGGATCCGCTGGGCAAGCAGGGATACCAGATCACCAAG GACAAGAACTTTGAGCTGTGGGAGCGGCCCCTGTCTGGCCAAGCCTACGCCGTGGCAGTGCTGAACCAGCAGGAGATTGGGGGACCCCAGAACTTCACCTTCTCCCTCACCTTCCTTGGCAATGGGCTAGCCTGCAACCCAGCATGCTCCATCCAGCAGGTCCTTCCAGCCAGCAGGGACTGGGGGGTTTACAGCTGGGTCTCCTCCCTGAGCTTGGAGGTGAACCCAACAGGCACTGTGCTGCTGAAAGTAGTGGCACTATAG